In Candidatus Methylomirabilota bacterium, the DNA window TGGGCGTGCTGCGCGCCGGGTACGAGCACGCCTCGCGCACCGTCCCCACCCTGGCCCGCCCGTGGAAGCTGAGCCGCAAGCGCCGGCCGGTCGTGACCGGGAACCACATGATGGCGCTGGGGGCGGTGGCGGGCGGCTGCAAGTTCTACTCCGCCTACCCCATGAGCCCGGCCTCGTTCATCCTCCATTGGCTGGCCGCGCACAGCGAGAAGGTCGGCGTGGTGGTCAAGCAGTGTGAGGACGAGCTGGCCGTGGTCAACGTCGCCATCGGAGCCGGGCACGCCGGCGTGCGGTCGATGTGCGCCACCTCCGGCGGAGGCTTCGCCCTCATGAGCGAGGCCATCGGGATGGCGGGCATGCTCGAGACCCCGGTGGTGGTCGTGAACGTACAGCGCGGGGGCCCGTCGACCGGCCTGCCCACCAAGACCGAGCAGGGCGACCTCAACCAGGTGTTCGGGGCCTCCCAGGGCGACTATCCACGCGTGATCATCGCGCCCCGCGACGCCACCGACTGCTTCCATTCCACGGTCGAGGCCCTCAACCTGGCCGAGAGCTTCCAGCTCCCGGTGACCCTCCTCTCCGACCTCCTCCTCGGCGAGCATCGCTCGACCATCGATCCGGAGGCGATCTCGGCGGACGTGCCCATCGAGCGCGGTGAATGGGTGACGGCGCCCACTCCCGACGACGCCGCGAACGGAGGCTACAAGCGGTACGCGCTCACGCCGTCGGGCATCTCGCCGCGCGCGCGTCCCGGGCGCGCCGGCTGCATCCACGTGTCGGGCACGGACGACCACGACGAGTACGGCGTCCTCATCAGCGACGAGCACACCAACCCCGCCATCCGCCGGAAGATGCACGAGAAGCGGATGCGGAAGGTGGAAGGGGTGCGGGCACGGCTGCAGCCCCCCGTCCTCGAGGGCCCGGCCCAGGCCGACGTCACGCTCATCGGCTGGGGCTCGACGTGGAGCGTGATCCACGAGGCGGCCGAGCAGCTCAACCGCGGCGGCGTGTCCGCCAACCAGCTCCACTTCAAGTACCTGTATCCCTTCCACGACCGTGAGGCGCGCGCCATCCTCCAGGGCTGCCGGCGCACGGTGGTGGCCGAGAACAACTTCACGGGCCAGTTCGCGCGCCACCTGCGCGCGGAGACCGGCTTCACCGTCGACCACGTGCTCCTGCGCTACGACGGCGAGCCCTTCGAGCCGGCCTGGATCGCGCAGCGCGTCCGGGACTTCATCGAAGGCCGGCCCGTCGACCTCCAGGTCGCGGAGGGCGAGGCGCGCGAGATGGCGTACCACCACATCCGCATCCACATGCACGACCGCGCGCGGCCGGCCCGCCTGCAGGCGGTCGCGGGGAGCGGATACGGCGAAGCCCTGTGGGTCGTGGAGCTGGTCGATCGCAACGACGGAAAGCCGGAGGGGATGCTGATCATCGGCCGGGACACCGGCTCCAACTACGGCTGGCATCCGGGGGATCCCAGCCTGC includes these proteins:
- a CDS encoding 2-oxoacid:acceptor oxidoreductase subunit alpha; amino-acid sequence: GALLHLAGFELEATAEILLETFKKKGQEIIDQNVGVLRAGYEHASRTVPTLARPWKLSRKRRPVVTGNHMMALGAVAGGCKFYSAYPMSPASFILHWLAAHSEKVGVVVKQCEDELAVVNVAIGAGHAGVRSMCATSGGGFALMSEAIGMAGMLETPVVVVNVQRGGPSTGLPTKTEQGDLNQVFGASQGDYPRVIIAPRDATDCFHSTVEALNLAESFQLPVTLLSDLLLGEHRSTIDPEAISADVPIERGEWVTAPTPDDAANGGYKRYALTPSGISPRARPGRAGCIHVSGTDDHDEYGVLISDEHTNPAIRRKMHEKRMRKVEGVRARLQPPVLEGPAQADVTLIGWGSTWSVIHEAAEQLNRGGVSANQLHFKYLYPFHDREARAILQGCRRTVVAENNFTGQFARHLRAETGFTVDHVLLRYDGEPFEPAWIAQRVRDFIEGRPVDLQVAEGEAREMAYHHIRIHMHDRARPARLQAVAGSGYGEALWVVELVDRNDGKPEGMLIIGRDTGSNYGWHPGDPSLLGETATAEFVTSLGASYRANHSGGDAGARVPQDRTH